A window of Ranitomeya variabilis isolate aRanVar5 chromosome 2, aRanVar5.hap1, whole genome shotgun sequence contains these coding sequences:
- the PARVA gene encoding alpha-parvin isoform X2 → MGCGALCSQVSDLQEEGINAINLPLNPIPYELDPEDTMLEENEVRTMIDPYSRSDLRLQELMKVLIDWINDVLVGERIIVKDLAEDLYDGQVLQKLFEKLEGEKLNVAEVTQSEIAQKQKLQTVLEKINETLKLPPRSIKWNVDSVHAKSVVAILHLLVALSQYFRAPIRLPDHVSIQVVVVQKLDGMLQSRQIQEEITGDTEALSGRHERDAFDTLFDHAPDKLNVVKKTLITFVNKHLNKLNLEVTELETQFADGVYLVLLMGLLEGYFVPLHNFFLTPDSFEQKVVNVSFAFELMQDGGLEKPKPRPEDIVNCDLKSTLRVLYNLFTKYRSVE, encoded by the exons ATGGGTTGCGGTGCTCTATGTTCTCAAG TATCTGATCTCCAAGAAGAAGGCATCAATGCCATCAATCTGCCGCTTAATCCGATTCCTTATGAATTGGACCCGGAGGATACCATGTTGG AGGAGAATGAGGTGAGGACCATGATTGACCCCTACTCTAGAAGTGACCTGCGACTACAGGAGCTCATGAAG GTTCTAATTGACTGGATTAATGATGTGCTGGTGGGAGAGCGAATTATAGTGAAGGACCTTGCGGAGGATCTCTATGACGGGCAGGTTCTGCAGAAACTTTTTG AAAAGCTGGAAGGAGAAAAGCTGAACGTGGCTGAAGTCACACAGTCCGAAATTGCCCAAAAGCAGAAACTGCAAACAGTCTTGGAGAAGATCAATGAGACCCTGAAACTTCCTCCAAGAAGCATTAAGTGGAATGTAGACT CTGTTCATGCCAAATCTGTAGTGGCCATCCTCCATCTTTTGGTTGCCTTATCTCAGTATTTCCGAGCTCCTATCAGACTTCCGGATCATGTGTCAATACAAGTGGTGGTTGTACAG AAGCTGGACGGAATGCTGCAGTCTCGTCAGATCCAGGAGGAAATAACCGGTGACACCGA GGCCTTATCAGGAAGACATG AGAGAGATGCTTTCGATACACTTTTTGACCACGCACCCGATAAACTAAATGTGGTTAAAAAG ACTTTGATAACTTTTGTCAATAAACACCTCAATAAACTGAACTTGGAAGTGACAGAGCTGGAGACACAG tTTGCAGATGGCGTCTATCTTGTACTATTGATGGGTCTTTTGGAAGGATATTTTGTGCCTCTTCACAATTTTTTCCTCACTCCAGACAGCTTTGAGCAAAAG GTCGTAAATGTATCCTTTGCATTTGAACTCATGCAAGACGGCGGCCTTGAGAAGCCAAAGCCAAGGCCAGAAG ACATAGTGAATTGTGACTTGAAATCCACGCTCAGAGTCCTGTACAATCTCTTCACCAAATATCGCAGTGTGGAATAA